In Candidatus Desulfatibia profunda, the genomic window TCGGCCAGCAGGGCCATGACCTCCTGCTCCCGGACGGTCAGGGCGTCGTAGCCGGCAACGCTGACAATCGACTCTTTGGGCGGCATGCCGACAAGTTTTTTAACCACCTGCTGGGAAACCGAAGTGTCCATAAAATAATCGCCTTTTAAGACATGGTCAATTCCCTGCATCAGCATTTCTGCGGCCGATTCCTTCACCAAATAACCGCTGGCGCCGGCCTGAAACGCTTTGACGATGTAGTCTATTTTGGAATGCATGCTGACAATCATGATGCGGGTTTTGGGAGTTGCTTTTAAAATATCACGGATCAGTTCAATGCCGCTCTGATCCGGCAGGGACATATCCAGCAACGCCAGATCCGGCTTGAGTTCTCTGGCCATTTGCAGGCCCTGGCGCCCGGTACCGGCTTCCCCGATCACTTCATGCTTGCTGCTGCGCGCTATGATCGTCTTGAGGCCCTCCCGGACGAGAGGATGGTCGTCGATGATAAGTATGCGCTTTTTCTGAGTCACTACTGCTGCTCCTTAAAAGGGAATTTGATAAATATCCTGGTGCCCTGCATCGGTTGGGATTGAATCTCCATGCGGCCTCCCAGCAGGTTGACCCGTTCTCGCATGCTGCGAAGGCCCATGCGTTTCTCATTGTCCAATGCAAGCTCCCGCGCCTGGACATCAAAACCTTTGCCGTCGTCTTCAATGCGCAGGATGATATTGGGGGACGATCCCACCAGCCTGATGCCCGCCCGCCCGGCCGCGGCATGCTTGCGGATATTGTTTAGACCTTCTTGCACCAAACGGTAAAGATGGATTTCAGCATCAGCACCCAGTTTAACTTCCGGCAGGCCGGCCGCTTGAAAGTCAATTTTTATGCCGCTGTTTTGGGAAAACTCTTCACAATATATCTCCAGGGACTGCACAAGACCCATTTGATCCAGGCCGGGCGGCCGCAAATCATAGGCCAGATCCCGCACGGTTTTGATTGTCTGATCGATGAGTCCGGCGAAATTGGTGATCTTTTCCCTGAATTCAGGCGCCGGGGCCGCTGGACCGTCAAACAACGTGTTACACAAGATTCTCAGCAGGGAAAGGTTTTGGGCGACGCGGTCATGCAGCTCATAGGAAATCATCTGTCGTTCGCGTTCCTGGGCCTGCAGCAGCATCTGGGAAAGGTTGCGAACAAGACTTTCGGCCTGCTTGCGTTCGGTAAGGTCGTTGATGAAACCCTCGACCGCCACAATCTCCCTGTCCTGATATACCGGATGGATACTGAATTCATGGTATCCGAAGGAACCGTCTTTTAAGTGCCGTCCAAATTCGCCCTTGACCGTCTGGCCGGCCAGCGCCCGCCGAACATTATCGGATGCCTGCGCCTTGAAATCGTCAGGCTGCGTGAGTTCAAAGCTCTGGCCGATAATTTCCTGCCTGGAAAATCCGTGCAGGCGTTCGTATTCGGAATTGACATACTGCCACAATCCGTCTTTACCCACCCGATAGTAGCCGAAGGGGGCGTCTTCAACAATTTGTCTGAATCTCTCCTCACTTTCCCGTAAGGCCCGCTCGGTGTTCTTCTGCTCGGTAATATCCCTGGCGATCTGGATAAAGGCTGTAATTTCATCTTTTTCATCCATGATCGGCACGCTGTAGGCATCCCAGCACCGTTCCTTTCCTGTTCCCCCCTTTGCGGGATAATACATGACGGCCCGTTCGATCCGGCCCGTTACTCGCGCCTTCAAGGTGGGGCAGCCTTCACAGGGCGCATCCCGCCCGCGGTCAAGCTGATAACAGAAGCGGCCGATGATCTCTTCGGGAGGTATCCCCAGCTCAGTACTTACGGTTTTGTTGGCCCAGATAATTTTCATGTCCGGGTCAACATAACGAATCCGATCAATGGAGGCATCCAGAATGGCCTGTTTCTCGAATTCGCTCTTGCTAAGGGCCTCCTCGATCAGCTTGCGTTCGCTGATATCGGCAAGAAAATTCAGGGTGGCGGGCTTGTCTTCCCAGGTGATCAATACCCCCTTGTTTTCCAGCCATTTGGCTTGACCGTCTTTGCTGATGATTCTTAAATGATATGTCTCGGGAACGTCTGCGCCTATAAGCCGTCGAAGATGGTATTCCATAACCATGGCGCGATCATCCGGATGAACAAAATCAACAAACGGCCCGGAGGTTAATTCCGCCTTTGAATACCCTGATAGACTCACGGCCTGAGGGTTAACGAATTTAAGCTGTCCATCCTGCGTCACCACAATGCCTGTCGTGGCGTGATTCACTACCAGGCGGTATTTACTCTCCGACTCCAGCAGGGCATCCATAGCCTGGTATTGAGCCGTGACGTCCTGAGCAAAAATTGCAACTTTTTCAACATTTCCTTTTGGATCAAATACCGGGCAGAGGCTGTGATG contains:
- a CDS encoding response regulator transcription factor: MTQKKRILIIDDHPLVREGLKTIIARSSKHEVIGEAGTGRQGLQMARELKPDLALLDMSLPDQSGIELIRDILKATPKTRIMIVSMHSKIDYIVKAFQAGASGYLVKESAAEMLMQGIDHVLKGDYFMDTSVSQQVVKKLVGMPPKESIVSVAGYDALTVREQEVMALLAEGLTTGQVADKLFISPKTAENHRSNIMRKLGLHSTVELIRYAAKLGLIDIDLWKE
- a CDS encoding PAS domain S-box protein, whose amino-acid sequence is MKTDKEKAERLKDLRARAETFLNQDPAAAKTKPSGDVLNLIEDLQIHQIKLELQALIDASTESVLLVDTQGTVVAINKTAARRLGREVKETIGQSVYAFLDPDVSKSRKARINEVQTLRRPVQFVDERSGKRYHHSLCPVFDPKGNVEKVAIFAQDVTAQYQAMDALLESESKYRLVVNHATTGIVVTQDGQLKFVNPQAVSLSGYSKAELTSGPFVDFVHPDDRAMVMEYHLRRLIGADVPETYHLRIISKDGQAKWLENKGVLITWEDKPATLNFLADISERKLIEEALSKSEFEKQAILDASIDRIRYVDPDMKIIWANKTVSTELGIPPEEIIGRFCYQLDRGRDAPCEGCPTLKARVTGRIERAVMYYPAKGGTGKERCWDAYSVPIMDEKDEITAFIQIARDITEQKNTERALRESEERFRQIVEDAPFGYYRVGKDGLWQYVNSEYERLHGFSRQEIIGQSFELTQPDDFKAQASDNVRRALAGQTVKGEFGRHLKDGSFGYHEFSIHPVYQDREIVAVEGFINDLTERKQAESLVRNLSQMLLQAQERERQMISYELHDRVAQNLSLLRILCNTLFDGPAAPAPEFREKITNFAGLIDQTIKTVRDLAYDLRPPGLDQMGLVQSLEIYCEEFSQNSGIKIDFQAAGLPEVKLGADAEIHLYRLVQEGLNNIRKHAAAGRAGIRLVGSSPNIILRIEDDGKGFDVQARELALDNEKRMGLRSMRERVNLLGGRMEIQSQPMQGTRIFIKFPFKEQQ